One window from the genome of Grus americana isolate bGruAme1 chromosome 2, bGruAme1.mat, whole genome shotgun sequence encodes:
- the FASTK gene encoding fas-activated serine/threonine kinase, with amino-acid sequence MLRLLPWLRALTREGVRPGVLQGLAAGDRSGAGMYPACYCAGKAKQRAVLLPLDPYGHGLLHTFPPDAYRTRGHGKRKSWNFIHEKMSYDTFFTMKRLIERSRSVGEVLRWVTQNPSKVSASHYPIALHKLGQLLQQQPQGQATVNGESRGPGQMLEQPEFQTLCQAIISGCSKFDNFSIVNCLYAAAALGLPGESPLVRVLEEESRSRLGRFNQKDVSMVFSSVMRLHPSSPHPLVESCLSSLERHLEKERHPQTLFLLLSYYRLRAQALQGHPASDQQLINNRKILRLVRHTLGQVSAMREHELALLDEMLALCAQEANNKALEAIFSSQLFYENRQERFIRSMAEWLPRKAENLTPYTMALIAKYVARHRLREPRLLDTIANFLLKRGEQLDSKVIQKLVFPFSRMNYRPSNHSELFPKLEAILEQKAGSSPLATVNILMSMFQLSHFPQTVLHQVFSPAFITNVMSSPYALIVRRYLSLLDAAVELEFRDYSGPRLDPRYRVLMFEHALTADEANRKYSYKGLVAEALRQLVGEECYRQDEVLPPGYCTDFLLWINRAGTVLPLSRVPAAFKAPSAHTTTSPAAISLRSSVLALTSDLQDFAPFAPETPSSPPGSRENSLAGRFLPTLCPAPGGPCYQPPSDYYCGLSKESSLESQGSSTLSSPSECLSAQPAGTPDCSPRGTSAATLFQFPIGKILEEEEENSAGCPAHDRNCFQGEQAQEEPEERSPPPSEDACPPPSPCRPSPKRGPGDGPQGAEEIQRVVLSVNDKWHYCQNSDILVGSRAMRDRHLRLLGYCLVQLPYTELEKVSGIEEAKHYLRQKLRELRF; translated from the exons ATGCTGCGCCTGCTGCCATGGCTCCGTGCTCTGACCCGGGAGGGCGTGCGGCCCGGAGTCCTGCAGGGCCTGGCTGCTGGTGACCGGAGCGGGGCCGGGATGTATCCCGCCTGCTACTGCGCAGGCAAAGCTAAGCAGCGGGCTGTGCTGCTCCCCCTGGACCCCTACGGCCATGGGCTGCTGCACACCTTTCCCCCAGACGCCTACAGGACTCGAGGCCATggcaagaggaagagctggAACTTCATCCACGAGAAGATGAGCTATGACACCTTCTTCACGATGAAGCGTCTGATAGAGCGCTCGCGCAGCGTGGGGGAAGTGCTGCGGTGGGTCACGCAGAACCCCAGCAAGGTGTCGGCCAGCCACTACCCCATCGCCCTGCACAAGCTGGGCCAGCtcttgcagcagcagccgcagggCCAGGCCACGGTGAACGGGGAGAGCCGCGGGCCCGGCCAGATGCTGGAGCAGCCGGAGTTTCAGACTCTTTGTCAGGCCATCATCAGCGGCTGCTCCAAGTTTGATAACTTCAGCATTGTCAACTGCCTGTATGCCGCCGCTGCGCTGG GCCTGCCTGGGGAATCGCCGCTGGTGCGGGTGCTGGAGGAGGAATCCCGCAGCCGCCTGGGCCGCTTCAACCAGAAGGATGTCTCCATGGTCTTCAGCAGCGTGATGCGGCTCCACCCGTCCAGCCCTCACCCCCTGGTCGAGTCTTGCCTCAGCAGTTTGGAGCGGCACCTGGAGAAGGAGCGCCATCCCCAGACCctctttctgctcctctcctaCTACCGGCTGCGGGCGCAGGCACTGCAGGGACACCCGGCCTCCGACCAGCAGCTGATCAACAACCGCAAGATCCTGCGCCTCGTCAGGCACACGCTGGGGCAAGTGAGTGCCATGCGGGAGCACGAGCTGGCCCTCTTGGACGAGATGCTGGCTCTGTGCGCCCAGGAGGCGAACAACAAGGCCCTGGAGGCCATCTTCAGCTCTCAGCTCTTCTACGAGAACCGCCAAGAGCGATTCATCCGCAGTATGGCAG AGTGGCTCCCCAGGAAGGCAGAGAACCTCACCCCCTACACCATGGCTCTCATTGCCAAGTACGTGGCCCGGCACCGGCTGCGTGAGCCACGGCTGCTTGATACCATCGCAAACTTTCTCCTGAAGCGTGGGGAGCAGCTCGACAGCAAG gtgaTCCAGAAGCTGGTGTTTCCCTTCAGCCGCATGAATTACCGCCCATCCAACCACAGCGAGCTCTTCCCCAAGCTGGAGGCCATCCTGGAGCAGAAAGCCGGCAGCTCGCCCCTGGCGACCGTCAACATCCTCATGTCCATGTTTCAGCTTAGCCACTTCCCCCAGACTGTCCTGCACCAAGTCTTCTCCCCAGCCTTCATCACCAACGTAATGA GCAGCCCCTACGCGCTGATCGTGCGCCGCTACCTCTCGCTGCTGGACGCGGCGGTGGAGCTGGAGTTCCGTGACTACAGCGGCCCGCGCCTCGACCCGCGCTACCGCGTCCTCATGTTCGAGCACGCCCTGACGGCCGACGAGGCCAACAGAAAGTACAG ttaCAAGGGGCTGGTGGCCGAGGCCCTGCGGCAGCTGGTGGGAGAAGAGTGCTATCGGCAGGACGAGGTGCTGCCCCCGGGATACTGCACAG ACTTCCTGCTGTGGATTAACCGTGCGGGCACTGTGCTGCCTCTCTCCCGTGTCCCTGCGGCTTTCAAGGCTCCCTCTGCCCACACTACAACGTCCCCCGCTGCCATTTCCTTGCGCTCGAGCGTCCTGGCCCTCACCTCGGACTTGCAGGACTTTGCCCCGTTTGCTCCAGAGACGCCAAGCAGCCCCCCAGGATCGCGGGAGAACAGCCTGGCCGGGCGGTTCCTGCCCACGCTTTGCCCTGCCCCGGGGGGCCCCTGCTACCAGCCCCCCTCGGACTATTACTGCGGCCTGAGCAAAGAGTCTTCCCTGGAGAGCCAGGGCAGCTCCACGTTAAGCAGCCCTTCCGAGTGCCTCTCCGCACAGCCGGCTGGCACCCCTGACTGCTCGCCCAGGGGCACCTCCGCAGCCACCCTCTTCCAGTTCCCCATCGGCAAGattctggaggaggaggaggagaattcCGCCGGCTGCCCTGCGCACGATCGCAACTGCTTCCAGGGGGAGCAGGCCCAGGAGGAACCGGAGGAAAGGAGCCCACCCCCCAGCGAGGACGCCTGCCCTCCACCCTCTCCGTGCCGGCCCAGCCCCAAGCGAGGACCGGGCGATGGGCCGCAGGGAGCTGAAGAGATTCAGAG GGTGGTGCTGTCGGTCAACGACAAGTGGCATTACTGCCAGAACTCCGACATACTGGTGGGCTCCCGAGCCATGAGGGACCGGCACTTGCGACTGCTGGGCTACTGTCTGGTTCAG
- the TMUB1 gene encoding transmembrane and ubiquitin-like domain-containing protein 1: protein MALIEGVGDEVTVLFALLLVVVVLGLAWASTRAPEPAAPPRVAVPLPEEGPSAAPTPVEHKAPAAAAAGAAPDGAGGLAAGLRPRAGPTAAQDPLAEGDGGPAEPTMVLRLKFLNDTERLARVRPGDTVGALKRAYFPGQEQQVRLIYQGQLLRDDTQSLAALHLAHNSVLHCHISQHSPAPAPAGPHASADPVHAALNVGSLMLPLFVLMLAVLWYFQLQYRHVFTATATTFLAGLTLLFSFMAFTMYRR, encoded by the exons ATGGCTCTAATCGAGGGCGTTGGCGACGAGGTGACCGTGCTTTTCGCGTTACTGCTGGTCGTTgtggtgctggggctggcctGGGCCTCCACCCGCGCACCTGAGCCTGCCGCGCCGCCCCGcgtcgccgtcccgctgcccgaGGAGGGCCCGAGCGCTGCCCCGACACCCGTCGAGCACAaggccccggcggcggcggcggccggagcGGCCCCCGATGGGGCGGGCGGGCtggcggcggggctgcggccCCGGGCCGGCCCCACAGCCGCGCAGGACCCCCTGGCTGAGGGGGACGGCGGCCCCGCCGAGCCCACCATGGTGCTGCGGCTGAAGTTCCTCAACGACACGGAGCGTCTGGCCCGGGTGCGCCCCGGAGACACCGTCGGGGCCCTGAAGAg GGCCTATTTCCCCGGGCAGGAGCAGCAAGTGCGGCTGATCTACCAGGGCCAGCTGCTGCGCGACGACACCCAGAGCCTGGCCGCCCTGCACCTCGCCCACAACAGCGTCCTGCACTGCCAcatctcccagcacagcccggcCCCCGCGCCCGCCGGCCCCCACGCCTCTGCCGACCCCGTGCACGCCGCCCTCAACGTGGGCAGTCTCATGCTGCCACTCTTCGTGCTGATGCTGGCCGTGCTCTGGTACTTCCAGCTGCAGTACCGCCACGTCTTCACCGCCACCGCGACCACCTTCCTGGCTGGCCTCACCCTCCTCTTCAGCTTCATGGCCTTCACCATGTACCGCAGATAG